A genome region from Sporichthyaceae bacterium includes the following:
- a CDS encoding DMT family transporter has product MEEDLSFGATVILTVVASISAAACYSVAAVLQQEAAVTAPPDRALRFGLLAYLVRRGRWLAGFAADVAGFALQMFALAYGSLMLVQALLVSGLFFALPLGAARSGRRLGRTEWTGVAALGLGLIALTAADPSSGRDPSGRGWVAVGVLTLVPAVLLNLCPGPVGSVARPLRLATATGLIYGATALLTKVTGELLRHEVGAAATSWQPYLLALLTVWGMVLNQSAFQAGPLAASLPMLTAAEPVVCAGIGVAVLHEHPMLPAVATVSALAAVVLGVVVLTRSPLVLSIHETERDTSHVPGRFVPSGEG; this is encoded by the coding sequence GTGGAGGAAGATCTATCCTTCGGAGCCACCGTGATCCTCACCGTCGTCGCCAGCATCTCCGCCGCGGCATGCTATTCGGTGGCCGCTGTGCTCCAACAGGAAGCCGCCGTCACCGCGCCGCCGGACCGCGCGTTGCGGTTCGGTCTGCTCGCGTATCTGGTGCGCCGCGGTCGATGGCTGGCGGGGTTCGCGGCGGACGTCGCCGGCTTCGCGCTGCAGATGTTCGCGCTGGCCTACGGCTCGTTGATGCTGGTCCAGGCGCTGCTGGTCAGCGGCCTGTTCTTCGCGCTGCCGTTGGGGGCAGCCAGGTCCGGTCGACGTCTCGGCCGGACCGAGTGGACCGGGGTGGCCGCCCTGGGCCTGGGCCTGATCGCGCTGACCGCGGCCGATCCGTCGTCCGGGAGGGATCCCTCCGGACGCGGCTGGGTGGCCGTCGGAGTGCTGACGCTGGTGCCGGCGGTCCTGCTCAACCTGTGCCCCGGGCCGGTGGGCAGTGTCGCCCGGCCGCTGCGGCTGGCCACCGCGACGGGCCTGATCTACGGGGCGACCGCGCTGTTGACCAAGGTGACCGGCGAGTTGTTGCGGCACGAGGTCGGAGCGGCAGCCACCTCGTGGCAGCCGTATCTGCTGGCGTTGCTGACCGTCTGGGGCATGGTGCTGAACCAGAGCGCGTTCCAGGCCGGGCCGCTGGCCGCCTCGCTGCCGATGCTCACCGCGGCGGAGCCCGTCGTATGCGCGGGAATCGGGGTAGCAGTGCTGCACGAGCACCCGATGCTGCCTGCGGTGGCGACGGTGTCCGCGTTGGCTGCGGTGGTCCTGGGGGTCGTGGTACTTACCAGGTCACCCCTGGTGTTGTCCATACATGAAACAGAACGTGATACATCCCACGTTCCGGGTCGATTCGTGCCCTCCGGCGAGGGGTAG
- a CDS encoding polysaccharide deacetylase family protein produces the protein MSVRALRLGGLVGAAGAAFAAVAAHAGPAVTSVPAVRNRWAPRLCGLGEPGHVALTFDDGPDATSTPQFLTALDRLGWTATFFLLGDSVRANPGIAAEVAAAGHEIALHGDVHRSHLARTPRAVAADIERSLALVEEVTGKRPFWFRPPYGILSGATLGVCGRLGLRPVLWTAWGRDWRAEADASSVAQDVASGRLPGGTVLLHDSDCTSAPGAWHSALDALPLLADLFSVHRLKVGPLAEHGLLQSA, from the coding sequence ATGAGCGTGCGAGCGCTGCGACTGGGCGGCCTGGTCGGAGCGGCGGGCGCGGCGTTCGCGGCGGTCGCGGCCCACGCCGGGCCCGCGGTGACCAGCGTGCCGGCGGTGCGCAACCGCTGGGCGCCCCGGTTGTGCGGGCTGGGGGAGCCGGGACACGTCGCGCTCACGTTCGACGACGGCCCGGACGCGACCTCGACCCCGCAGTTCCTGACGGCCCTGGACCGGCTGGGCTGGACCGCCACGTTCTTCCTGCTCGGAGACTCGGTGCGGGCCAACCCTGGGATCGCCGCCGAGGTGGCCGCGGCCGGCCACGAGATCGCGCTGCATGGCGACGTGCACCGGTCGCACCTGGCGCGCACGCCGCGGGCCGTGGCCGCCGACATCGAACGCTCGCTGGCCCTGGTCGAGGAGGTCACCGGGAAGCGGCCGTTCTGGTTCCGCCCGCCCTACGGGATCCTGAGCGGCGCCACCCTGGGCGTCTGCGGCCGCTTGGGCCTGCGACCCGTGCTGTGGACCGCGTGGGGCCGCGACTGGCGGGCCGAGGCGGACGCCTCGTCGGTGGCGCAGGACGTGGCGTCCGGGCGGCTGCCCGGCGGGACCGTGCTGTTGCACGACTCGGACTGCACCTCGGCCCCGGGCGCCTGGCACTCGGCGCTGGACGCGCTGCCGCTGTTGGCGGACCTGTTCAGCGTCCATCGGCTGAAGGTCGGCCCACTGGCCGAACACGGGCTTCTGCAGTCGGCATAG